In Streptomyces sp. Li-HN-5-11, the sequence GGAAGGCGCCGCCAGGAGGTGATCTCCGGTTCCTCCCAGGGGCGCAGGGCGAGGAGTGCGTCGGTCATGACCATTCCGAAGTCGGTGCGGTGAGGCGGGGCAGGACGCGGCCCTGCAGGCCCCAGGCGGGGTCGACGGGGATGCCGAGACGGTCCAGGACGGTGGGGGCGATGTCGACGAGGCTGGGCGCCTCGAGCCGGCCGCCGCCCGGCGCGCCGGGTTCGGCGAGGATGACGAAGACCTCCCGCTCGGCACGCGTGTCGCCGCCGTGGCCGCCGGTGTCGAGGTGACCGTGGTCCGTGGTGACCAGCACGGTCCAGCGCTCGTCGGCGCGGCCGGGGCCGGCGCGCCGGGCGTCGATCGCCTCCAGCAGCCGCCCCAGGTGGGTGTCCTGGGCGAGGAGGGCGCGGTCGTAGGCGGGACTGAACGGGCCCGTGGCGTGGCCGGCCTCGTCGGTGGCGCCGAAGTACACGAACACCAGGTCCGGGTCGTCCTCGGTCAGCCACCGTTCGGCGGTGCGGGCCACGAGGCCGTCCGCCCTCTCGTAGCCGTCCGACTCGCCGTCGTAGTGCACGCACCGGCCGACGGCACGCCCGAGGACGCCGCGGCGGACGAGTTCCGGCCAGGACACCACCGCCGCGGTGCGCAGACCGGGCCGGGCGGCGACGGCGCGGCTGATGAAGTCGGGGTGGCGCGTGTAGTCGGCGCCGGCGAAGTCGTTGCCCCTCACCCCGTGCCGGTCGGGCCACACTCCGGTCAGCACGCTCGACCAGCCGGGCCCGGAGTCGGTGTGGGCCGTGCTGGTGGACGGGCCGTCCCCGGCCTGGCCGTCCGCCTCGCCGTAGGGCAGCAGGCTGGTGCCGTGGGCGCCCGTGGCCATCAGGCCGTGCAGCACCGGCGCCGCGGCCGGCGAGCGAAGCGAGATGGGGGTCCCCCCGGCCGAAGGCTGGGGGAAGGCCAGCCGGTCGTGGCGCAGCCCGTCCATGCCCACCACGAGGACCTTGCCGCGCCCCGGCCGCCCGCCGCCGATGTCGTACGTCATCGCCCACCCCTTCTCTCACGACAGTGGTTCAGCTGCCCTGGACCGCGCCCTCGGTGGCGCCCGCGATGAACCCGCGGGCGAAGATGCTGAAGACGACGACCAGCGGGAGCGCCGCCATCAGCACGCCGGCCATGACCATGCTGTAGTCGGTGGTGTGGCCGACGTTGAGCTGGGCGAGCTCCACCTGGAGAGTGACGTGGTCGGGGTTGGTGAGCACGATGAGCGGCCAGATGTAGTCGTTCCAGCAGTTGACGAACGCGTAGATGGCGAGGAAGGACAGCGCGGGCCGGATCATGGGCAGCGCGATGTTCCAGTACTGGCGGAAGAACCCGGCGCCGTCGATGCGCGCGGCGTCGAGGAGTTCGTCGGGCACGCCGTTCTGTATGTACTGGTGCAGCCAGAAGATGCCGAACGCGTTGGCCAGGGACGGCAGGGCCAGCGCCTTCAGCATCCCGACCCAGCCGATCTTCGACATGAGGATGAACTGCGGCAGGACCGCCAGCTGCAGCGGCAGCATCATGAACAGCAGCAGCGTGCCGAAGAGCACCTTGCGCCCGGGGAAGTCGAACTTGGCGAAGGTGAAGGCCGCCAGGGAGTCGATGAACAGCACCAGGACGGTGGTGACGGAGGCGACCATCACCGTGTTGAGCATCGACCCGAAGAAGTCGATGGTGTTCAGCACGTGCCGGACGTTCTCCAGCAGGTGCGAACCGAAGGTCAGCTTCGGCGGGCTCTTGTAGATGTCCTCGGTGGTGTTGGTCGCCATGACGATCGTCCACGCGAACGGGAAGACCGAGATCACGACGGCCACCATGAGGATGATGTGCGCGGTCAGGCCCTTGGGACGGCGCAGCCGCCTCGTGCGCGGGGCCGGCCGCGTCGTGTCCGCTGCCGTCATGGTTTCCTCCCTCGCTGTGTGATGCGCCAGTTGACGGCGACGAGCACCATGATCAGTACGAAGAAGGCCCACACGATGGCCGCGCCGTAGCCGTAGTCGTTGTTGAGGAAGGCCGACTGGTAGAAGTACAGCAGCGTGGTCAGACCGGCCTGGCCCGGGCCGCCGAGGTTGGCGTTGGCCGCGTTGTTGGCGAACAGGACCTGGGGTTCGCTGAAGCTCTGCAGGCCGTTGATGGTCGAGATGATGACCGTGAACAGGATGATCGGCCGCATGATCGGGATGGTGATCTGGAAGAAGGTGCGGATGGGGCCGGCGCCGTCCATCCTGGCCGCCTCGTAGATCGAGGTGGGGATCGCCTGGAGACCGGCCAGGTAGATGATCATGTTGTAGCCGGTCCACATCCAGGTCATCAGCAGCGCGATGACCACCTTGATCAGCCACGGGTTGCTCAGCCACGGGACCGGCGAGATGCCGACCGTGCCAAGGATCGCGTTCACCAGGCCGAAGTTGTTGCTGAACACCGCACCGAAGAAGATCGCCACCGCGACGATCGAGGTCACGTTCGGCACGTAGAGGGCGATGCGGTAGAAGCCCTTGAAGCGGCGCACCGAGTGCAGCAGGGTCGCCAGGACCAGGGCGCCGAGGAGCGTGGGCACGGTGGACAGCACCCAGATCACCAGGGTGTTGCGGACCGACAGCCAGAAGACCGGGTCCGACCAGAGGAACCGGAACTGCTGCAGGCCCACGAACTGCATGGTGCCCATGCCGTCCCAGCGCTGGAAGGCCAGGTACAGCGAGTAGAAGACCGGGAAGAAGGAGAACGCGGCGAAGATCAGGTAGAAGGGCGAGATCGCGAGGTACTGCCGCCAGTACGACAGCAGTCCGCGCCGCCTGGGCCGCACGGTGCCCGCGGGCGGCGTGCGCCGCGGGCGGAAGCGGGCCGGGCCCGGCCCGTCGCGGTGCTCGGGCACCGCGACGGGTCCGGTGACCGGAGGGGACGACACCTCAGCTCACCCCCTGCCGGCGGGCGATCTGCCTGGCCTGGCTGACCGCGTCCTTCCAGGCGTCGTCGGGCTTCTTGCCCTTGGTCTCGATGTTGGTCAGTTCCGTCTTGTAGGGGGCCATGACAGCGGCGTCGGCCGGGGCCTCGTACGCGGCCGGCACGGCCTTGGCGGCCGGCCCGAAGACGTCGATGATCTTCTGTCCGCCGAAGAAGGCGTCGGGGCCCGTCATGGCCGGCATGGTGTAGGCGGCCGGGGCGGCGGGGAAGATGGCGGCGTCGGTGAAGCCGCGGGCGTCGTTCGCGGGGCTGAGGATCCAGCTGATGATCTTGTACGCCTCTTCGGGGTTGCGGCACTGCTTGGGCAGGGCCAGGTAGGAACCGCCCTGATTGGCCGGTCCGCCGGGCATCGCGGTGACCCGCCACTTGCCCTTGGTGCCCGGCGCGGCCTGCTCGATGTCCAGCGCATGCCAGGCCGCGCCGAGCTCGGTGAGGAGGGTCTTGCCGACGGCGGCGTTCCAGGTGTTGTCGTTGATCTTGGCGTCGAGGCCGAGGGTGTAGGGGCGCACCGACGTGGTCCACGCGGCGCGGATGTGGTCCTGGTCGCCGATGAAGTGGTTGTTCTTGTCGATGAACCGCTGGGTGCCCTGGCCGACGGTCATGTCGAACATGGAGCCGAGGTTGTTGACCAGGTAGGTGCCGGGGTTCTTCTTCTGCAGCTCGGTGCCGAGCGTGAAGTAGTCCTCCCAGGTCTTGACCAGGGCGGCGACCTTGTCCGGGTCGGTGGGCACCCCGGCCTTGGCGAAGAAGTCCTCGCGGTAGAAGAGCGCGGTGGGGCCGATGTCGATCGGGAAGCCGATCTGCTTGCCGTCCTCGGTCTGGGCGAGCTTGGTCTTCCACTCCAGGTACTGCGACGAGATCTTCTTGAAGCCCAGGTCGTTCAGGTCGAGGAAGCGGTTCGCGTTGGGCAGGAAGGACGCCATGTCCTCGCCCTTGATGCCGGTGATGTCGGGCACGGAGGTGCCCGCGGCGAGGGTGGTGGTGAGCTTCTGCTTGAAGTCGCCGCCGATGGACGCGGTGGTCAGCGTGACCGTGCTGCTGAAGTGGGTCTTCGCCTCCGCGACCACCTTGTCGCTGAGCGCGCCGCCCCAGTACCACAAGGTGAGGTTCTTGCCGTTCTTGGTGCCGCCCGATCCCGAGCCTCCGCCGCATGCGACGGTCAGGCCGGATGCGGCCGCGGTGAGCGCGGCGGCCTGGAGGAAGCCTCTACGAGAAAGGTCCACGGGTCACTCCTGTTGTTCCTGTTCGACGTGCTGAGGGCGGGTGGATGTCAGTGCTGCCGCGCGGCGGCGGTCGGGCCGCCGGGCGTGCGAGGGGCCGGCGGGGTGACGGGGGCGCGGCGCACCGGCGGGCCGGCGTCCGCCGGGAGGCGGTCCGCCAGGAAGCCGTACGCAGTCTTGAGCGCGGGGTCCGTCAGCGACCGCCACCAGCGGTCGACGCCGTACCAGCCGGGCGCGGCGAGCGCCCCCGAGTGGTGCTCGACGGACAGCCCGGCCGCGAGGACCGCGAACCGCAGCCGTTCCTCCAGCGGCCAGCCGCCGAGGGAGGCCGCTACGAAGCTCGCCCCGAAGACGTCACCGGCGCCCGTCGGGTCCAGGACGCAGGCGTCGAGCGCCGGGACCTCCGCGTACTCTCCGGTGGTCTGGTCGGCGGCGATGGCGCCGTCCCCGCCGCGGGTGATCACCGCGACCGGCACCAGCTCGGTGAGCGTGCCGAGCGCGGCGACCGCGCTGTCGGTGCGGGTGTAGGCCATGGCCTCGGTCTCGTTGGGCAGGAAGGCGTGGCACAGGGAGAGCTGCTCGAGCAGGTCGCGGGACCACTTCTGGGTGGGGTCCCAGCCGACGTCGGCGTAGATCCGGGTGCCGTTCGCCGCGGCCTTGGCGAGCCATGCGCGCGGCTCGGCCTCGATGTGGACGAGTGCGGTGCGCGCCTCGGGCGGGTCGCGCATCAGGTCGTCCTGGGAGTACGGCGGCTGCAGGCCGTGGGTGACGAGGGCCCGGTCGGATCCCTGGGCGAGCGAGACGGTGACGGGGGTGGGCCAGCCGTCCGCGGTGCGGGAGAGCGCGAGGTCGACGCCTTCCTGGCCGGCGAGGACCTCACGGCAGTACGCGCCGTAGAAGTCGTCGCCGAAGACCGTGGCCAGGGACGTGCGCAGGCCGAAGCGGGACGCGGCCACCGCCAGGTTCGCGATGCCTCCGGGGCCCGAGCCCATGCCGGACGTCCAGACCTCCTCGCCCGGCGTCGGAGGCTTGTCGAGCCCCGTGAGGACGAGGTCGTAGAAGAGCAGCCCGGTCAGCAGCACGTCGGGCCGGTTGTCGTCCACGTGCACCCTCTCGTCAAATCTCGTCATTTTCGATGACCGGAATCGTGCGCCGCTCCGCGAGATTGGTCAATAGCCGAGCAGAACTGAGCATGGATTTGATTGGGGATGACGAGTAGTGTTCATGTCGTGCTGGCAGAACGACGACACCAACTCATCCTGCGGGCCCTGCGCTCCGGCGGCCCCGCGGCTGTGACCGACCTCTCCGAACAGCTGGGTGTGAGCCCCGCCACGATCAGGCGCGACCTGGTCAAGCTGGAGGAGGACGGCCTGCTCACCCGTGTGCACGGTGGCGCCGTCGTGGAGGAGGGCGACCAGCCCTTCGCCGAGGTCGCCGAGGTGCGCGTGGCCGAGAAGGACGCCATAGCGGCGTGCGCCGCGGCCATGGTCGCCGACGGCCAGTCGGTGCTGCTCGACATCGGCACGACCGCCTTCCGGCTCGCCCGCCAGCTGCACGGCCGCCGCCTGACGGTGATCACCAGCAACCTGGTGGTCTACGAGGAGCTCGCCGACGACGAGGGCATCGAGCTGGTGCTGCTCGGCGGCATGGTCCGCCGCGAGTACCGCTCCCTGGTCGGCTTCCTCACCGAGGACAATCTGCGCCAGCTCCACGCGGACTGGCTCTTCCTCGGCACCAGCGGGGTGCGCCCGGGCGGGCAGGTGATGGACACGACGGTCGTCGAGGTGCCGGTGAAGCGGGCCATGATCAGGGCCAGTGACAAGGTCGTCCTGCTCGCCGACTCCGCCAAGTTCCCGGGTACGGGGATGGCGAGGGTGTGCGGTCCGGAGGACCTGGACGTGCTGGTGACGGACGCCGCGGTCGACACGGCGACCCGGTCCTCCCTGGAGGAGGCCGCCGTCGAGGTGGTCGTGGCAGGAAAGGTGCAAGCGTGAAGCTGACGATTCTGGGCGGCGGCGGTTTCCGGGTGCCGCTCGTGTACGGGGTCCTGCTGGGCGACCGCGGCGAGGGCCGGGTCACGCACGTCGTGCTGCACGACCTGGATCCGCAGCGGCTGTCCGCGGTGACGCGGGTGCTCGCCGAGCAGGCCGCCCGGGTGGAGGACGCCCCCGAGGTGACCGCCACCACCGACCTCGACGAGGCCCTGCGCGGCGCCGACTTCGTCTTCTCCGCGATCCGCGTCGGCGGCCTGGAGGGCAGGGCGAACGACGAACGCGTGGCCCTCGCGGAGGGCGTCCTCGGCCAGGAGACCGTGGGCGCCGGAGGCGTCGCGTACGGACTGCGCACGGTTCCCGTCGCGGTCGACATCGCCCGGCGGGTGGCCCGTCTCGCCCCCGACGCCTGGGTGATCAACTTCACCAACCCGGCCGGGCTGGTCACCGAGGCGATGTCCCGCCACCTCGGCGACCGCGTCATCGGCATCTGCGACTCCCCGGTCGGCCTCGGCCGCCGTATCGCCCGGGTGCTCGGCGCGAACCCGAAGGAGGCGTGGATCGACTACGTCGGCCTCAACCACCTCGGCTGGGTGCGCGGGCTGCGGGTGGCCGGCCGCGACGAGCTCCCGCGCCTGCTCGCCGACCCCGACCTGCTCGGCTCCTTCGAGGAGGGCAAGCTCTTCGGCGCCGACTGGCTGCAGTCCCTCGGCGCGATCCCGAACGAGTACCTGCACTACTACTACTTCAACCGCGACGCCGTACGCGCCTACCAGCAGGCCGAGCGGACCCGCGGCGCCTTCCTGCGGGACCAGCAGGACCGCTTCTACGAGGAGATGAGACGCCCCGGCGCGGCGGCCCTCGCGACCTGGGACCGCACCCGCGCCGAGCGCGAGGCCACCTACATGGCGGAGAACCGCGAGACGGCCGGCGCCGGCGAGCGCGAGGCCGACGACCTCTCCGGCGGGTACGAGAAGGTCGCCCTCGCCCTGATGCGGGCCATCGCCCGCGACGAGCGCACCACCCTGATCCTCAACGTGCGCAACCGCAGCACCCTCGGCGTGCTCGACTCCGAGGCCGTCATCGAGGTGCCCTGCCTGGTCGACGCGAGCGGCGCGCACCCGGTGTCCGTCGACCCGCTGCCCGGCCACGCCACCGGCCTGGTCTGCGCGGTCAAGGCGGTCGAGCGCGAGGTGCTGGCCGCCGCCGAGTCGGGCTCCCGTACGACGGCGGTGAAGGCGTTCGCGCTGCACCCGCTGGTCGACTCGGTGAACGTGGCCCGCAGGCTCGTCGAGGGCTACACCGCGGTCCACCCCGGGCTGGCGTACCTTAGGTGAGCAGCCTCGGGAAAGCGCTTTCCCCCCTCTTGGCTCCCTCGTTCCCTGGAGATTCCCCATGCACGACGAACGCCGCCGGATCGAGGAGCGCGCGGAGCGCCTCCACACCCAGCGCATCAAGCCCGCGCTCTACGCGGCCACCGTCCCCCTGGAGGTAGCGGCCTGGCAGGCACCGGGGGAGCCGGTCCCGTTCGCCGAGGCCGAGGCAGCCTCCTACGAGCCGTTCGCCATGGGCACCCCCTGGGGCCCGCCCTGGGGCACGACCTGGTTCCGCATGAGGGGGCAGGTGCCCGACGGCTGGGCCGGGCGGCGCGTCGAGGCCGTCATCGACCTCGGCTTCGTCGGCGACTGGCCCGGCAACCAGGCCGAGGCCCTGGTGCACCTGACGGACGGCACACCGCTGAAGGCGGTCAACCCCCTCAACCAGTACGTGCCGATCGCCAACCCGGCGGCCGGCGGGGAGCGCATCGACTACCTGGTCGAGGCGGCCTCCAACCCCGACATCCTCGCGAACGACTTCGCGGCGCCGACCCTGCTGGGCGACGTCCTGACCGCCGGCGACAAGCCGCTCTACGTGTTCCGGCGAGCCGATCTGGCTGTGCTCGACGAGGAGGTCTTCCACCTCGACCTCGACCTGCAGGTGCTGCGCGAGCTGATGGTGGAGCTCGGCGAGCACGACCCACGCCGGCACGAGATCCTGCACGCCCTCGACCGCGCCCTCGACCTGCTGGACCTGGACGACATCTCCGCATCGGCCGCCGCCGTGCGCGAGGCGCTGGGGCCGGTGCTGTCCAAGCCCGCCCACGCCAGCGCCCACATCGTCTCCGGCGTCGGCCACGCGCACATCGACTCGGCGTGGCTGTGGCCCATCCGCGAGACCAAGCGCAAGACCTCCCGCACCTTCTCCAACGTCACCGCGCTCGCCGACGAGTACGAGGAGTTCGTCTTCGCCTGCTCGCAGGCCCAGCAGTACGAGTGGGTGCGCGACAACTACCCGCACGTGTGGGAGCGGATCAAGAAGTCCGTGGCCAAGGGCCAGTGGGCGCCCGTCGGCGGCATGTGGGTCGAGTCGGACGGCAACCTGCCCGGCGGCGAGGCCATCGCCCGCCAGCTCATCCACGGCAAGCGTTTCTTCATCGAGCACTTCGGCATCGAGACCAAGGGCGTGTGGCTGCCGGACTCCTTCGGCTACAACGCGGCCTACCCGCAGCTCGCCAAGCTCGCCGGCAACGAGTGGTTCCTCACCCAGAAGATCTCCTGGAACCAGACCAACACCTTCCCGCACCACACCTTCTGGTGGGAGGGCATCGACGGCACCCGCATCTTCACCCACTTCCCGCCCATCGACACCTACAACGCGCGCTTCAGCGGCGTGGAGATGGCCCGCGCGGTCCGCAACTACGCCGAGAAGGGCGGCGCCACCCGCTCGCTCGCCCCCTTCGGCTGGGGCGACGGCGGTGGCGGCCCCACCCGCGAGATCATGGAACGCGCACGTCGGCTGAGGAACCTCGAAGGCTCCCCGCGGGTCGAGATCGAGCACCCCGACGCGTTCTTCGCCAAGGCCCGCGAGGAGTACCCGGACGCGCCGGTGTGGGTGGGCGAGCTCTACCTGGAGCTGCACCGCGCCACGTACACCACGCAGGCCCGCACCAAGCAGGGCAACCGGCGCAGTGAGCACAAGCTGCGCGAGGCCGAGCTGTGGGCGACGACCGCCGCGCTGCACGCGCCGGGCTACAGCTACCCGTACGAGAAGCTGGACCGGCTGTGGAAGACGGTCCTGCTGCACCAGTTCCACGACATCCTGCCCGGCTCGTCCATCGCCTGGGTGCACCGCGAGGCCGAGGCCGAGTACGCGCGGGTGGCGAAGGAGCTGGAGGAGCTGACCGCCGAGGCGGTCGCCGCTCTGGGCGACGGCACGACCCGGGTCTTCAACACCAGCCCCTACGACCGTGCCGAGGTCGTCCGTACGGCCACGGGTGAACCCGTGTACGTGGAGGCGCCGGCGAACGGCAGTGCCCCCGTGGGCGCCGGGACCCGGCCCGCGCCGGTGACGGTGAGCGGCCGCGTCCTCGACAACGGCCTGGTGCGCCTCGAGGTGGCCGAGGACGGCACGCTCGCCTCCGTGCGCGACCTGCGCGCCGGGGGCCGCGAGGTCCTCGCCGAGGCGGGCAACCTGCTCCGCCTGCACACCGACCTCCCCAACTACTGGGACGCCTGGGACGTCGACAAGCACTACAGGAACCGTTACACCGACCTGCTGGACGCCGACTCGGTGGAGATCGCCGACGAGGACCCGCTGCTCGCCTCGATCCGCGTCACGCGCTCCTTCGGCAAGGGCTCGAGGATCACCCAGACGATCACGCTCCGCGCGGGCAGCCCCCGCATCGACTTCGAGACGGACATCGACTGGCACGAGGCCGAGAAGTTCCTCAAGGCGGGCTTCCCGGTCGACATCCGCGCCCCGCACTCCTCCGTGGAGATCCAGTTCGGCCACATCCAGCGGCCCACGCACACCAACACCAGCTGGGAGGCGGCCCGCTTCGAGGTCTCCGGGCACCGCTGGGTGCACATCGGCGAACCCGGCTACGGCGTCGCGATCATCAACGACTCGACGTACGGCCACGACGTCTCCCGCACGGTCCGCGAGGACGGCGGCACGACCACCACGGTCCGCCTCAGCCTGGTCCGCGCCCCGCGCGTCCCGGACCCCGAGGCCGACCAGGGCCGGCACCGCTTCACGTACTCCCTGCTGCCGGGCGCGGGCATCGAGGACGCGGTCGCCGAGGGCTACGCCCTCAACCTGCCGCTGCGGATGGCGGACGCGGCCGGCGCACCGCAGCCGGTGGTCTCCGTCGACGGCGAGGGCGTGACCGTCGAGGCGGTGAAGATGGCGGACGACGAGTCCGGTGACGTCGTCGTGCGGCTGTACGAGTCCCGGGGCGGCCGCGCCCGGGGCGTGCTGCGCACCGGCTTCCCCCTCGCGGGTGCCCAGGTCACCGACCTGCTGGAGCGCCCGCTTCAGGACACGGACCTCGCCGACGGCGGTGTCCCCGTCGAGCTGCGGCCCTTCCAGATCCTGACGCTCCGGCTGCGAAGGGGCTGACCCGTGCCCATGCAACGCTGGTTCACCGACGCCAAGTTGGGGATCTTCGTCCACTGGGGCATCTACGCCGTCGACGGCGTCCAGGAGTCCTGGTCGTTCTACGACGGCATCGTGCCGCACGACCGGTACATGTCCCAGCTGGAGCGTTTCACCGGCGCGAACTACGACCCGAGGGCGTGGGCGGACCTGTTCGCCCGGGCGGGCGCCAGATACGCGGTGCTGACGAGCCGTCACCATGACGGCGTGGCCCTGTGGGACACGAAGTACGGCGACCTCAACCTCGGCAAGGACTACATCGGCCCCTACGCCGACGCCCTGCGCGAGAAAGGCCTCAAGGTGGGCCTCTACTACTCGCACTCCGACTGGAACCACCCCGACTACGCCTCCACGCGCAAGCCGGGCCGTCCGCCGGAGCTGGAGGACAACCGCTACTCCGAAGTGGCGGCCGAGGACGAGGACCTTCGGGCCTGGGAGCGTTTCATCGCCTACCGGGACGGCCAGATCCGGGAGCTGGCCTCCCGCTACCGACCCGACCTGATGTGGTTCGACGGTGAGTGGGACCGCAGCGAGGAGCAGTGGCGCATCCCCGAACTCGCCGCGCTCGTCCGGTCGTACGTGCCGGACGTGGTC encodes:
- a CDS encoding alkaline phosphatase family protein, producing MTYDIGGGRPGRGKVLVVGMDGLRHDRLAFPQPSAGGTPISLRSPAAAPVLHGLMATGAHGTSLLPYGEADGQAGDGPSTSTAHTDSGPGWSSVLTGVWPDRHGVRGNDFAGADYTRHPDFISRAVAARPGLRTAAVVSWPELVRRGVLGRAVGRCVHYDGESDGYERADGLVARTAERWLTEDDPDLVFVYFGATDEAGHATGPFSPAYDRALLAQDTHLGRLLEAIDARRAGPGRADERWTVLVTTDHGHLDTGGHGGDTRAEREVFVILAEPGAPGGGRLEAPSLVDIAPTVLDRLGIPVDPAWGLQGRVLPRLTAPTSEWS
- a CDS encoding carbohydrate ABC transporter permease, with translation MTAADTTRPAPRTRRLRRPKGLTAHIILMVAVVISVFPFAWTIVMATNTTEDIYKSPPKLTFGSHLLENVRHVLNTIDFFGSMLNTVMVASVTTVLVLFIDSLAAFTFAKFDFPGRKVLFGTLLLFMMLPLQLAVLPQFILMSKIGWVGMLKALALPSLANAFGIFWLHQYIQNGVPDELLDAARIDGAGFFRQYWNIALPMIRPALSFLAIYAFVNCWNDYIWPLIVLTNPDHVTLQVELAQLNVGHTTDYSMVMAGVLMAALPLVVVFSIFARGFIAGATEGAVQGS
- a CDS encoding sugar ABC transporter permease — encoded protein: MLSYWRQYLAISPFYLIFAAFSFFPVFYSLYLAFQRWDGMGTMQFVGLQQFRFLWSDPVFWLSVRNTLVIWVLSTVPTLLGALVLATLLHSVRRFKGFYRIALYVPNVTSIVAVAIFFGAVFSNNFGLVNAILGTVGISPVPWLSNPWLIKVVIALLMTWMWTGYNMIIYLAGLQAIPTSIYEAARMDGAGPIRTFFQITIPIMRPIILFTVIISTINGLQSFSEPQVLFANNAANANLGGPGQAGLTTLLYFYQSAFLNNDYGYGAAIVWAFFVLIMVLVAVNWRITQRGRKP
- a CDS encoding extracellular solute-binding protein; the encoded protein is MDLSRRGFLQAAALTAAASGLTVACGGGSGSGGTKNGKNLTLWYWGGALSDKVVAEAKTHFSSTVTLTTASIGGDFKQKLTTTLAAGTSVPDITGIKGEDMASFLPNANRFLDLNDLGFKKISSQYLEWKTKLAQTEDGKQIGFPIDIGPTALFYREDFFAKAGVPTDPDKVAALVKTWEDYFTLGTELQKKNPGTYLVNNLGSMFDMTVGQGTQRFIDKNNHFIGDQDHIRAAWTTSVRPYTLGLDAKINDNTWNAAVGKTLLTELGAAWHALDIEQAAPGTKGKWRVTAMPGGPANQGGSYLALPKQCRNPEEAYKIISWILSPANDARGFTDAAIFPAAPAAYTMPAMTGPDAFFGGQKIIDVFGPAAKAVPAAYEAPADAAVMAPYKTELTNIETKGKKPDDAWKDAVSQARQIARRQGVS
- a CDS encoding carbohydrate kinase family protein; protein product: MDDNRPDVLLTGLLFYDLVLTGLDKPPTPGEEVWTSGMGSGPGGIANLAVAASRFGLRTSLATVFGDDFYGAYCREVLAGQEGVDLALSRTADGWPTPVTVSLAQGSDRALVTHGLQPPYSQDDLMRDPPEARTALVHIEAEPRAWLAKAAANGTRIYADVGWDPTQKWSRDLLEQLSLCHAFLPNETEAMAYTRTDSAVAALGTLTELVPVAVITRGGDGAIAADQTTGEYAEVPALDACVLDPTGAGDVFGASFVAASLGGWPLEERLRFAVLAAGLSVEHHSGALAAPGWYGVDRWWRSLTDPALKTAYGFLADRLPADAGPPVRRAPVTPPAPRTPGGPTAAARQH
- a CDS encoding DeoR/GlpR family DNA-binding transcription regulator translates to MLAERRHQLILRALRSGGPAAVTDLSEQLGVSPATIRRDLVKLEEDGLLTRVHGGAVVEEGDQPFAEVAEVRVAEKDAIAACAAAMVADGQSVLLDIGTTAFRLARQLHGRRLTVITSNLVVYEELADDEGIELVLLGGMVRREYRSLVGFLTEDNLRQLHADWLFLGTSGVRPGGQVMDTTVVEVPVKRAMIRASDKVVLLADSAKFPGTGMARVCGPEDLDVLVTDAAVDTATRSSLEEAAVEVVVAGKVQA
- a CDS encoding 6-phospho-beta-glucosidase, coding for MKLTILGGGGFRVPLVYGVLLGDRGEGRVTHVVLHDLDPQRLSAVTRVLAEQAARVEDAPEVTATTDLDEALRGADFVFSAIRVGGLEGRANDERVALAEGVLGQETVGAGGVAYGLRTVPVAVDIARRVARLAPDAWVINFTNPAGLVTEAMSRHLGDRVIGICDSPVGLGRRIARVLGANPKEAWIDYVGLNHLGWVRGLRVAGRDELPRLLADPDLLGSFEEGKLFGADWLQSLGAIPNEYLHYYYFNRDAVRAYQQAERTRGAFLRDQQDRFYEEMRRPGAAALATWDRTRAEREATYMAENRETAGAGEREADDLSGGYEKVALALMRAIARDERTTLILNVRNRSTLGVLDSEAVIEVPCLVDASGAHPVSVDPLPGHATGLVCAVKAVEREVLAAAESGSRTTAVKAFALHPLVDSVNVARRLVEGYTAVHPGLAYLR
- a CDS encoding glycoside hydrolase family 38 C-terminal domain-containing protein; translated protein: MHDERRRIEERAERLHTQRIKPALYAATVPLEVAAWQAPGEPVPFAEAEAASYEPFAMGTPWGPPWGTTWFRMRGQVPDGWAGRRVEAVIDLGFVGDWPGNQAEALVHLTDGTPLKAVNPLNQYVPIANPAAGGERIDYLVEAASNPDILANDFAAPTLLGDVLTAGDKPLYVFRRADLAVLDEEVFHLDLDLQVLRELMVELGEHDPRRHEILHALDRALDLLDLDDISASAAAVREALGPVLSKPAHASAHIVSGVGHAHIDSAWLWPIRETKRKTSRTFSNVTALADEYEEFVFACSQAQQYEWVRDNYPHVWERIKKSVAKGQWAPVGGMWVESDGNLPGGEAIARQLIHGKRFFIEHFGIETKGVWLPDSFGYNAAYPQLAKLAGNEWFLTQKISWNQTNTFPHHTFWWEGIDGTRIFTHFPPIDTYNARFSGVEMARAVRNYAEKGGATRSLAPFGWGDGGGGPTREIMERARRLRNLEGSPRVEIEHPDAFFAKAREEYPDAPVWVGELYLELHRATYTTQARTKQGNRRSEHKLREAELWATTAALHAPGYSYPYEKLDRLWKTVLLHQFHDILPGSSIAWVHREAEAEYARVAKELEELTAEAVAALGDGTTRVFNTSPYDRAEVVRTATGEPVYVEAPANGSAPVGAGTRPAPVTVSGRVLDNGLVRLEVAEDGTLASVRDLRAGGREVLAEAGNLLRLHTDLPNYWDAWDVDKHYRNRYTDLLDADSVEIADEDPLLASIRVTRSFGKGSRITQTITLRAGSPRIDFETDIDWHEAEKFLKAGFPVDIRAPHSSVEIQFGHIQRPTHTNTSWEAARFEVSGHRWVHIGEPGYGVAIINDSTYGHDVSRTVREDGGTTTTVRLSLVRAPRVPDPEADQGRHRFTYSLLPGAGIEDAVAEGYALNLPLRMADAAGAPQPVVSVDGEGVTVEAVKMADDESGDVVVRLYESRGGRARGVLRTGFPLAGAQVTDLLERPLQDTDLADGGVPVELRPFQILTLRLRRG
- a CDS encoding alpha-L-fucosidase, whose product is MPMQRWFTDAKLGIFVHWGIYAVDGVQESWSFYDGIVPHDRYMSQLERFTGANYDPRAWADLFARAGARYAVLTSRHHDGVALWDTKYGDLNLGKDYIGPYADALREKGLKVGLYYSHSDWNHPDYASTRKPGRPPELEDNRYSEVAAEDEDLRAWERFIAYRDGQIRELASRYRPDLMWFDGEWDRSEEQWRIPELAALVRSYVPDVVFNARMLSEGDYATPEQGAPIVPPDGPWELCLTINDSWGYQHHDHNHKSLAQLVRYFTETIGGGGNLLLDVGPMEDGTVPRPQVERLEGLGEWIRRHAEAVYGTVRGLPAGHHYGPSTLSADRRTLYLTLFDAPRAEIGVRGLVTPVSRVTVLGTGAELAHRMVGGLHEAVGVLWIDPPAASDLDPYATVLAVELDGELEVYRGSGRS